Below is a window of Armatimonadota bacterium DNA.
CCCAAAACACGGTTGGATCGTGGCTGTTCTGCAAGTCCGGCGCGACCAATCCCTCGGCGAACTTCAACATGGCGATTCAGGGCGCGAGCGGGGCGGACATCGTGGCCTTTGGTGCGGCCAACATTGGTCCGACGAACACGATTCGCTTCAAGCCATGGGGAAGCTCTAATAACCAGAAGCCAAACCCCCTGATTTCGAGCGTAGCGGCGTCGAACACGCAGATTCTGTCGATGAATAACAGTGTGCGAGGTCAGCTCATCTCGGGCGACGTTCGTAAGAACTACTTCTTTATGGGCGCGACGTGGACGGCGGGCGGCGCATCACCGACAGGAGGATTCCCGACCGGCAACGAAGTGGGCACGAGCCAGTTGGCGAACTCGACGATGGAGACCTTCCAGATCACCACGTCTGCGTTCGACTCGACGAACAACTGTTTCTTCTGCCACGGCTCGAACCAGGTGAGCGTGAGCCACGTTTATAACCACTTGAAACCTCTCTTCTAAGCAGACCAAAACTGACCCGGCCGGACTCATTTGTCTGGACCGGGTTCTTCGTTTTTGGACGAATCGAGAACAAAATTGGATTAATTGGGAAGAAAGTACGGGTTCGCGAGAGCATCGAGAAATCACTCGGTTACACTAGGCACATGAACGCAAAGTGGCGCGACCGTTTTGCTTTGGCCACTTCGGTTGGTCTGCTCGCTGCCGGTTTCTTGAGTGCTCAGGCCAGTAAGAAAGTACCGGAAAAGCTTGATTATAATCGCGACGTCCGTCCGATCATCACGAAGTGCTTTACCTGCCACGGTCCGAGTGCGGAAGAGAGCGCCGCTGGCCTTCACCTCGATAACTTTAAGGGCGCCACGAAGAAGCTGGACAGTGGCATGTTTGCGATCGTGCCGGGCCACCCAGAGAAGAGCGAGCTGATCACGCGCATCAACGCCACCGATGATTCGCTGATGCCTCCGGCGGATAGCCACAAGACTCTGTCAAAGGATGAGAAGAAGGTCCTTTACGACTGGATCGCGCAGGGCGCGGAATATAAGGAGCATTGGGCTTTTGTGAAGCCGGTTCGGCCTACTCCGCCGACGGTGAAAGATGCTAAGTGGGTCACCAACGACATCGACCGATTTATTCTCGCCAAGCTTGAAAAGAACAATTTGACGCCGGAGCCACAGGCGGATAAGCGAACCTTGATCCGCCGTGTGACGCTGGATTTGACGGGCTTGCCCGCGACGCCGAAGGAAGTGGACGCTTTCTTGGCCGACAAATCGAAAGGTGCCTATGAGAAGGTTGTTGACCGGTTGCTCAAGTCGCCCCGATACGGCGAGCGCATGGCGATGGACTGGATGGACTATTCGCGCTATGCGGACAGCAACGGCTATCAGGCTGACTTTCAGCGGTTCCAGTCGCGATGGCGAGATTGGGTGATCAACGCCTACAACTCGAATATGCCGTACGACGAGTTTACGGTCGATCAGATTGCGGGCGACTTGTTACCGAACGCGACGACCCAACAGAAGTTGGCGACGGCGTTCAACCGCAACCACCGAATCAACACGGAGGGCGGCGTCATCGCCGAGGAGTGGCGCATCGAGAATGTGATCGACCGCGTGGAGACGACTTCGGCGGTGTGGCTTGGCTTGACCGCGGGTTGCGCGCGATGCCATGACCATAAGTACGACCCGTTGACCCAGAAGGACTTTTACAGCCTGTGCGCGTACTTCAACAACGTGCCCGAGTCGGGAACCGGCGTCGAGCAACCGGTGAACCATCCGCCGCTCTTGAAGGCGGCAACGCCGACGGAAGAGGCGACGCTCTCGACGCTTCGCAAGCAGATTCAGGGGCTGGACAAACAGATGGACGCCCGGCTGACGGCCAATGCGCCGGAAGCGGCGAAGTGGACACCCGAAGCTCCGGTGCCAACGGTTGAGCAGGGCTTGGCGGGACGGTTTGTGTTCACGCCGGAGACGCAGGCGAACTACAAGCTGGAGGGCCAGACGAAGTTCGATTTGGGACGAGCCAGCGGCTCAATCGCGATCGACGATAAGGGGTTTGCGGACCTCGGTAACGTCGGCGACTTCGACAAGGATCAGCCGTTCTCGTATGGCGCTTGGGTGCGAACTGAGACTGGGGAGGGCGCGCCGTTCTCGCGAATGGACGACGGCAACGATTATCGCGGCTGGGACTGCTTCTTGGCGGGTGGAAAGGTGATGGCGCACATCATCAATAAGTGGCCGGAGAACGCGCTGAAGATCGTCAGCAAGCCGATGATGCCCAAGAACGAATGGGTTCACCTCTTCTTTACTTACGATGGATCGCGCAAGCCGAGCGGCTTTAAGCTGTACATGGACGGCAAGCCGGTGGAGACCACGGTTGAGCAGGATTCGCTGAAGGACACGATCCGCACAACGGTCTCGACGAAAATCGGGCGACGAACGACAGGCGAATTCTTCAAAGGTCAGGTCGACGACTTCAATATTTACAACCGCGTTTTGGACGCTTCGGAAGTAGCGAAACTGGCGAGCGCAAGCCCGGTGGCACGATTCGTCTCGATTCCGGCGGACAAGCGAACGGCCGAGCAGAAGCGAGCGATCGAAGAGTATTGGTCGCTCCATCACGACACGACGTACGCGAAGCTGAGCGAGCAGGCGTCAATGGCCTCGACGAAGGAGAAGACGCTCGACGACTCGATTCCCGACGTGATGGTGATGGCGGAGATGCCGAAACCGCGCGATTGCTACGTGCTGATCCGCGGCGAGTACGACAAGCACGGACCGAAGGTTGAGCCAGCTCTGCCCTCCTTCCTTCCTCCGATGCCGAAGGGGTACCCGAACAACCGACTTGGTTTGGCCGAGTGGATCGTTTCGCCGGACAACCCGCTGATGTCGCGGGTGACGGTCAATCGATTCTGGGAGCGATTCTTTGGTCGCGGCCTGGTGGATACGATCGAGGACTTTGGTACCCGGGCAGACTGGCCCACCCATCCTGAACTTTTGGATTACTTGGCGACCGAGTTTATCCGCCTGAAGTGGGACCAAAAGGCGTTCATCAAAGAAATGGTGATGAGTTCGACGTATCGACAGTCGTCGAATATCTCGGTAGCAAAGCTGGCGGCGGACCCCCAGAACAAGCTGTTGTCGCGCGGACCTCGGTTCCGACTTCCGGGTGAAGTGATTCGCGACCAGGCGCTGTTTGCCAGCGGCCTGTTGGTGGAGAAGATCGGCGGACCTCCCGTTCGACCCTACATGCCGGAAGGAATTTGGGACGAGACGAACGTTTACGGCAACCTGCGCAACTACAAACACGACATGGGCG
It encodes the following:
- a CDS encoding DUF1553 domain-containing protein, with amino-acid sequence MNAKWRDRFALATSVGLLAAGFLSAQASKKVPEKLDYNRDVRPIITKCFTCHGPSAEESAAGLHLDNFKGATKKLDSGMFAIVPGHPEKSELITRINATDDSLMPPADSHKTLSKDEKKVLYDWIAQGAEYKEHWAFVKPVRPTPPTVKDAKWVTNDIDRFILAKLEKNNLTPEPQADKRTLIRRVTLDLTGLPATPKEVDAFLADKSKGAYEKVVDRLLKSPRYGERMAMDWMDYSRYADSNGYQADFQRFQSRWRDWVINAYNSNMPYDEFTVDQIAGDLLPNATTQQKLATAFNRNHRINTEGGVIAEEWRIENVIDRVETTSAVWLGLTAGCARCHDHKYDPLTQKDFYSLCAYFNNVPESGTGVEQPVNHPPLLKAATPTEEATLSTLRKQIQGLDKQMDARLTANAPEAAKWTPEAPVPTVEQGLAGRFVFTPETQANYKLEGQTKFDLGRASGSIAIDDKGFADLGNVGDFDKDQPFSYGAWVRTETGEGAPFSRMDDGNDYRGWDCFLAGGKVMAHIINKWPENALKIVSKPMMPKNEWVHLFFTYDGSRKPSGFKLYMDGKPVETTVEQDSLKDTIRTTVSTKIGRRTTGEFFKGQVDDFNIYNRVLDASEVAKLASASPVARFVSIPADKRTAEQKRAIEEYWSLHHDTTYAKLSEQASMASTKEKTLDDSIPDVMVMAEMPKPRDCYVLIRGEYDKHGPKVEPALPSFLPPMPKGYPNNRLGLAEWIVSPDNPLMSRVTVNRFWERFFGRGLVDTIEDFGTRADWPTHPELLDYLATEFIRLKWDQKAFIKEMVMSSTYRQSSNISVAKLAADPQNKLLSRGPRFRLPGEVIRDQALFASGLLVEKIGGPPVRPYMPEGIWDETNVYGNLRNYKHDMGDGLYRRSLYTIWKRTAAPPNMLLFDVPSRETCRVHRARTDTPLQALTLMNDETYVEAARVLAERMIKEGGATPEGRIKVGFERVLSRMPTDAELKLMAANVKKRVAHFKGDSAAATKLIETGASPVDKTIDPSELAAYTLTASTLLNLDETLNKD